Below is a window of Candidatus Desulfatibia profunda DNA.
TTGTCTGTGAGGGGATGGGCCGCCAGTTTGGCCAACACATTAAAGGGAATGGTGGCGATGTCGGCTCCGATAAGGGCTGACTCCAGAACATGCAATGGATTGCGCACACTGGCGACGATGATCTCGGTATCAAAGGCGTAGTTACTGTATATTTCTACAAGCTGCTCGACAAGCAGAAGACCTTCCTGAGACACGTCATCGAGGCGACCGATAAAAGGGCTGACATAGGTTGCACCGGCTTTGGCCGCCATCAGAGCCTGCAACGGTGAAAAAACCAGGGTTACATTCGTTTTAATGCCCTCTTCGGCAAGTCTGCGGGTTGCCTTCAAACCGTCCACCGTCATGGGTATCTTTACGACGATATTTTTATGTATCGCTGCCAGATCCCGGGCCTCCGCAATCATTCCCTCGGTGGCAAGGCTGATAACTTCAGCGCTGATGGGACCATCCACTATTTCGCAAATTTCTGTTATAATCTCTTTAAAATCACGGCCTTCTTTGGCAATTAGACTCGGGTTGGTGGTAACGCCATCAACCATCCCCATGCTGTGGGCCTCCTTGATTTCACTGATGTTGGCAGTGTCGATAAAAAATTTCATCTGAGAAAACCTCCTGTGCAGTTTTATTTCTTTGAACGCCGGTCGACAAACTTATCTCTGCATGCGGTACTGCAAAAAAACATATCTTGGCCGTCGGCCTTAAGATAGACGGCGTCTTTTTTGGGAAAATAGACATCACATACAGGGTCTTTAATCATCACGTCATCGATTTCACCGGCAACCTGGCCGGCATTCGTTTTAGGGGTCGGTGAATGTTGAAGCATCCAAAACTTCAGTGCCCGGTAACAAAGGTAGATTAAACCCAAAAAGATCAGCAGTCGCATGGATACTCAACCACTTTTTGTCCGTCTTCTCCCAGATGATCCACCAGATCATCCAATAGGTGCCGCACATCCTTTTTAAAAACCGAATGAACAACTGTGGGATCTATATCACAAATAGGCTTTAACACAAAGTGTCTTTTGTGCATTCTGGGATGGGGAATCTCAAATTGGGATGTTTTTATCACCAGATCATCATAAAAGATGATATCAAGATCCAGGATCCTGGGACCGAACCGAATCGGATTGCGGATTCGACCGGCACGAAGCTCTATGGACTTTAACGTTTTCAACAGCTCAAAAGGATCGAGGGGGGTTTCGATTTTTACGACGGCGTTAACGAACCAGTCCTGATCTTCATAGTCGACCGGCTCGGTTTTATAAAACCGCGACTGGTCCTTGAGAACGGCTGTGCCGGATTTTGTCAGGGCGTCAATCCCATTCCGGCAGTTCAAACGCTTGTTGCCAAGGTTGGATCCGACACCAATGAAAGCCGTATGCATTTCCATGTTAAGCGTTATCCGCGAACAGGCATTTTGACCGGCAGGGTAAAGAAAAAACGACTGCCTTTTTGGCTCTCGCTTTCAACCCCGATTTTTCCCCGGTGAGTCTCCACGGCCATCTTGCAAAAGGTCAGCCCCAATCCGGTGGTATGAACTCGTCCATCACTTTTCTTATCAAGCTGGAAATATTTGTTAAAAATGGTTTTATGGTATTCGAACGGAACACCCGGACCGTTGTCTTTGACAAAAAATTTGATTTCCGGAGATTTCAAGCACTCAAAACCCACCTCAATGGTTTCATTGGAAGGTGAGTAGTTGATGGCGTTCGTCAAGAGATTTTGCAGAACTCGGAGCAGAATGCCGCGGTCGCCCCAGAAAAAATCAAGGGTTTTAACTGATGGAGATCTTTCCACAAACGTCAGATTCTTTAGTTTGAAAAGCCCGAACAGCCTCGCCAGAGACTCCTTGACAAGATCCTGCGGATCAATTTTCTCGTGGACCAGCTTGAGTCTGTTTTCTTCAAGTTGGGCAATATCCAACAGGTTGAACACCATCGAATATAATGTATCGCACGCGGCCTTGGCAGCTTCGATATATTCTTGATCTTCATCAGAAGCCGTATAGGAAAAGATATCAAGGTTTGCTATTAACTCCGAAATCGGCCCTTTTAAATCGTGGATTAACATATTGTAGAAATCCGTTTTCAGCTTTTCCAACTGCATTAATTTAAGGTTCTTCTGCTGAAGCGTTCGTTTTTTCCTTTTCAGCGATTCTGCCAAGCGCTGATTTTCAAGCGCGCTGATGACCTGTCCCGCGATAATCAGCAACGCTTCCTGCTCTCTCTTTACGAAATAATCCTCACCGATCTTGTCGGTTACACTTAATATGCCCATGACTTTATTCTTATCCAAAAAGGGCACCAGCAACAGTGAACACCCTTTGTAGTGATTAAACCTTCTTGGGAACCTATCACTCTTGGAAATATCTTCTATGTAAAGATTTTTTTTATGTTTATAAACCCACGCGGAGGGAGATGTTTCATCGAGACGTTGTTTTTTGCCTATTAATCCGGCATTGGTTGAGGCCGCCACCTCGAGGTTCCTGGCGCCTTTCACCAGCATGATGGAGCCGCTCTTAACCTGCATGAACCCGACAATCTCAAGAAGAATATCCTGCAGTTTCTGCCCGAAGTCGAGACGCCTGTCATTGGAGATAGAACTGATTGTTATTAAAATTTCAAGCAATCCCTTATCGCTCGTCATTGGCTCCTCCCCCTTTAAACTCACTTTTTAACACAGCGCTTGATAAGCCCTTTGGCTTCTTCATGCTCCGGATCGATCCTAAGCAGCCGTTTCAAGGCTTTTTCGGCCCAGATCGGCTTGCCTAAAGACAGATAATTTTTGGCAAGGTGGATTTTGATATCCGGATTTTCCGTATCATCTTTTTCCGCCTTGGTTAAATACATTAAAGCCTTGTCAATCTCGCCCACCTCTTCCAGGGTTTTTCCCAGCTTGAAAAATAAATCGGTTCGATCCGGCAACTCCATAACGATGGATTCAATAAGTTCGGCGGCATATTGTTTTGCTCCGTTTTCAATACAGAAGTCGGCAATTTCCTCCCGCAGCTTTACAGAATTCCCGGTCAATTTGAAAGCCTTGTTAAAAACCTTGATGGCCCTCGGAATCATTTCCCTCTGAACCAGAGTTTTCCCAAAGTTAATTCCCCGGTCAAGGTGGCGCGGACTGATCTGCATGGCTTTTTCAAAGTAATGATGCGCCGTTTCGATGTCATCCATTTTGAGATACAACTCCCCGAGCCAATGAAACGCAATCACATCCAGATAATTCATCTCGGCGGCCTTCAACAACCACTCTTCAGCCTCTTGGAACGCATTCACCTTAAGATAGTAATAGCCCAGTTCGCGAATCGCTCTTGATGAACCCGGATCCGCTTCCATGGCCATTCTTGTTTCCTGGATGGCCGCATCGATGTCGCCTTCAGCTTCAAAATCCATCGCTCTTCTGAGATGGGCAACAATTGGAGGAGGATTGTTGGCCCTTTCAACCACATAGGCCACTTTTGTCTCCAGTATCTTGATGGTCAGGGGCTTCAATATTAAGGCATCCACATAGGATTCGGCAGCCTCGGCCACATAATCCTTGTATGCCTGCGCCGTAATCATAATTACCGGTATATCTCTTAAAAGCCTGTCCCTCCGAATGGTGCTCAAGGTCTCGCCACCGGCCATCTCGGGCATATTATAGTCCATCAAAACCAAATCAATGGGATCTTTGCTCAAGATACGCAAGGCTTCCTTGCCGTTATGGGCATAAAAAAACTTATCCCCGTACCCGATCGTTTTCATCATGCGATGGATCGATTTGCACATGGTGATGATGTCATCCACAATCAATACGGTCATGTCTTTTAAGTCTATCATAACTGGTTTCCCATCATGGTGAGTTGTGCGGGTATGCGTATTTTTTTAAAAGGATGGACCATATTTTTTCCGTTGCTGCGGCACTCGAGGGTTCCTTTGTATACGACGGACGGATGTACGAACAGTTACGGCATGTTGCCTATCTGATCATGTTTTTTTTCGGATAAGGGCGAGTTTAACCTTAATTGAATGAAAATTCAATAGGAGTTATCCATTATTTGTCATTTGTGATTGAAATCGCTATAAATGGCCGTGAATTTGCTTTTTCGGCCGAATTTATATATATTAACCCACAGATGATTATTAAGAATTTTAAAACGATGATAACATGACCGAGAGTTCAGAAACCTACGACGCTATCCAGACACTGGTTGTTTCAGCAAATAAAATCAGGGAATTTTCCTTGCCCGAGGATGCGGTGAATCCTCTCCTTGATTTGGCTGCACTGGTCACGCTGCGCCGGCTTCTGGGAAAAGATCGGCCGCCGTTTATCGGCTTTATCGGCTGTACAGGGGCCGGGAAATCAACCCTCTTTAACAGCCTGGCAGGACATGCCGTCAGTGCCACCGGCTGGCGGGTTCACAATACCCGCGGCCCGGTGCTTTTCACCCAGGACGGGATGTTAAAGCGTCTGAATCAGTGGGAGTTAAAATATGGACCGCTGCTGCTGCCATTATTGAAGCGGAAAAACCAGTTGCTTGAGAAAAAAGAAACCGGCCCGTTGGAAACCAAAAAAAGCGGGGCGCCGGGAGTCCTGCAGATCTCGACGTCACCGCAAGATGAATCCACAGCAGGTTTGCGGCCGTCCGCAGGATTTTTTGTCCTGATTGACCTGCCGGACATCAACTCTTCGCCGGCGCTCGAGGAGCGCCTGGTGGCCCTGGACATACTGCCCTGGCTCGATATCGTCGTGTTTATGGTGGACGATGAAACTATTTTCCACCGGGTGTATGACCGGCCGGTTAAGATCGCCGCAGAACTTGAGCAAAACCGCTTCTGCGTGATGACCAACCGGGGCCGAGACCGGATCGACGTGAATCATCCGGATATTCAGCAAGTAATGGCGTTTTTCGGTGTGAATGAAATCCACATCCTCCCGGATCTGAACCAGAAAGACTGCTTTCATGACGAGCCTGCATTTCTGGCATTAAAAAACGAGGTGGCGGCCGGCCGCAAGCTGTCTCCCCCGGAACCGCTGGTAGCAAGAATCGCCGGGCTTGCCGCTATTGCTTGCGAGGAAAACAGCAGGCGCAGGCAAGCGTTAGGCACCCTGGATAAGGATATCTCTCAGACCATAGGGAACATCCTCGCAAAAGAGGCCCTCATATCTTTGAAAACCATTTTAAATGACGATACGCTGCATGTTTTGAGCCATCTGGGATTGAAACGTTTTGCCGTCAGCAACCTGCTGCATTTTTTCAAAAGCATCGCCACCACCGGATCACTGCAACGCAGCTTTCGATTGTCCTTTGGCAGCCGCCGGGAGGAGATTCTGGCTCAACTGCTTCATTTCGACCTCAAAAAGCTGGTTGACGAGGTGTCGAACCGTCTGGTTGACCTGGGCGAACGCATCGCCCGTACCATGCGCAGCAACCCCGACTTTGATTACATCCAAAAGATCGCACCCGGACTGAACCTGCCGAACGGCGATGCAGCCATAACCGGGGCATCCGCGGCCGAATCCGGATCGTACGCAGCAAAGCTTCAGACGATCAGCGCGGAATTTGAGACCCGCTGCAGGGAGTTGCTGGCCGAGGATACTGTCTCGGCGGCAATCAAAAATGACCCGATCGTTGCTTTCTTCCTGGTGGCGGCCCTGATTGCAGACGCCTTTATCCTTCCAGGATTCCACAGCTGGCTGCTGGTCCCCACTGCATTTAAATACCTGCCGCTGGGAAAATTTGAAACCGCCAAAAAACGCTTTCAGCGCGCCGTGAAAGATGTCATCCAGAACCAACTGATGCAAACCGCCCACCAGTTGCGGGATATTCGCAGCCGTATCGTCATGGAAGACAACGATGCGCTGCTGCAATCCCTAAATGTACTGGCTCAAAACGCTAACCCGGATTTTTCACGCGTCTGAGGCGCCTAAAGGGTGAAAATATTTCAGCTTAAGAAGAAAAAGTTCGGAGTACAAAGTGTAACTTGGAAATTGTCGCTATTGTTTACCTTAACTTAGTAGTTTTATTATATAAAATAAGTTTGCTGAAAAATTTTCATGAAATATCTGGGCTAAACAGTTCCACCACCAAGGCACAAAAGTACCAAGATAGGATGTAAAGATCCAAATCCAAAGCACCCGGCTTGTCCGGACTGGGGCATAAAAGAAGCATATCTTATTTTTTGTGTCTTCGTGTCTTTGTGGCCTAAACATTACGGAAATTGGAACCATGAAAATGGATGCGCTCAGAATGCAGTTGGACAATCTTAACCGCGAAATTGCCGATCTGATTCAGATGGAACCTGTTTCTCTGTCGCATCAGACCGGCGAAGCAGAAAAAGATGAGCTTTTTCTGTATGGGATCGTGGGGGGTAAAGATGTCGGGAAGAGTTCCGTGATCAACCGGCTCGCCGGAGCCAAGGTCTCCTTGGATACGGACCTGCTCGATGAAGGCACCAACGCAGCCGTGGCCTATTGCCATCAGCAGGACCTTGCGGCGCTGAAAAAACGCCTGGCAGTCGACGCCGGAAGCCGGGTTGTGTTTGTTGATCATGATCGCCAGGAGTTGAAGAACGTGGTCCTCATGGATTTTCCCGATTTCGACAGCCGCTTTTTGTCTCACCGGGACGATACTGTGCGCCTGGCAAGGCACCTTCAGGGAGTGATCTGGGTGACGACACCGCGAAAATACGGGGATTACCAGTTTTTGAATCAACTGGAAACCGTTGCCCAGAGCCATGAGAACTATCTCATCGTACTGAACAAAATCGACCAACTGGAAAAAAAAGCGCCTCTGGATACCGTGCGCCGGGAGGTTGTCAATTTTTTGACTGCAGAATGTGTCAAACGCAATATCCCGCCGCCCGATCCGCAGCAGTTTTTGATCCTGTCCGCCCTCAAGCCGGATCAATATGAATTTAACCACATGCGCCGGCGGCTTATCCGGCCCCATTCGGTCCAGGAAATTACCCGGGCCAAACTGGTCAACCTGAAGGCCGAATTTGATAAAAATTTTCAGCGGATTCAATCCCATTACAGGCTGTTGGATCGTCTGAAAGCAATCGACCAGGCCCTTGAAAGCATCCGGGAGGGCGTGGCCGATCAATTTTCCGATGACTATTTTAACACCGTCAGCCGGCGGATTTTAACTCTGGAAACCCTCCAGAGACGCATCAGCAGAACTATTTTCACCCAGCGCATCAACACCTGGCCGATTCTACGCCTGCTGTTTTATCCGCTGGCCGGAATCGTGTCCGGTTTTGGCGGCCGTATCGCCTTTAATCCTGTCGAAAAAAAGTGGCCGGATTCCCCGCGAGATTTGCTGCGGTATCAGGGATTGCCCGCATCATTAAAAATGCAGGCGATTCGCGACAATGTTGCAGCCTCCTTTCCGGACCTGAAACCGGATTTGGGCCCGGCGCCTGATTTCTCCAGGCTGATCGACGATCAATTCGTTCAACTGCTGGGCGAATACGAAGATCAGGTAACGGATCATTTGGCCGCGACCTTCGCTCGGCCCGGAAAACTGAAACAGGCCCTGGTCTATTTTCCCTTAATCTGGTTTCCGTTTCTGCAGCCCCTGCTGCTGAAATTTGCCGAAATGCAGTGGGAGTCAAAGCTCTCATTTTCAAACCTGAAAGATTTTGGGGCTGTTTTCTTTGCCCTTCTCGGCGCACAATCGTTACTTATCAGCCTGGTGTTTTTGATCCTGTTTTATACGGTTTGGCTGACGCTCATTTATGCTCACAGCGCCCGCACAGTCTACAAAAAAGGACAAGACGAATTCCAGAATCTGTGGTATGAGCGCTTTTTAACCCGGCTGGCTGAAGCCTTGGCGCGCCCCCTGCTGGACATTCGCTCGCTGTTGACCCACAAAAATACGCAACTGGAGCAAATCAAACACGCAGTTGCACAGCGACTGCAACGCATCGCAGCTAACCCGAATATTTCATGAAATCTTTTCATCGATAAATAAGAAATAAATGATTCCATATGCTTTGGATGAAAACGTGAAATATCCGGGATAAAGCCTTCGGTCCCGGAGAGTTCGACTTTGAGCAAATTCCCTCCAAGGCGCTGCACTTGACACCGAATCAAAAGTGCCTAAAATAAAACATGCAAAAAAACGAACAGACGCTCAAGAAAATCTTCATCGTGGGGCTGCCCAATACCGGCAAAAGCCTGATTTTCACCAATCTCACCGGCCAGTTTACGATTGTGGCCAACCAGCCGATGACAACTTTGTCGTTTATGCGGGCACCGCTTCAAATCGGCGCCCAGCCCTATCAAATTGTCGACACCCCCGGGATGCACTCGCTTTACATCCATTCGGAAGAACAAAAACAGGTGCGCGATGCGATCTTTTCCGAAAAGCCGGAGATGATCATTCAGTGCTTCGACGCCAACCGGCTGAAACAATCCCTGACGCTGACCGCAGATCTGCTGGAGCTGGAAATACCGATGATCGTTTGCTTAAACGCCGTCGATGAAACCGTGCGAAAGGGAATCTGGATCGATTCAAATAAACTCTCTCAGATCTTGGGCGTGCCGGTGATTGAATCCATAGCGGTGCAGGCTCGCGGCACCCGGGAACTGAAAAACGCTTTTTTGGAGGCCGGGGTCGGTAAACGGGAGATTCCCTACGGAAGTATCATTGAAGACGGGCTGCTGGCAATGGCGTCCGCGCTGCCGCCGGA
It encodes the following:
- the fsa gene encoding fructose-6-phosphate aldolase, yielding MKFFIDTANISEIKEAHSMGMVDGVTTNPSLIAKEGRDFKEIITEICEIVDGPISAEVISLATEGMIAEARDLAAIHKNIVVKIPMTVDGLKATRRLAEEGIKTNVTLVFSPLQALMAAKAGATYVSPFIGRLDDVSQEGLLLVEQLVEIYSNYAFDTEIIVASVRNPLHVLESALIGADIATIPFNVLAKLAAHPLTDKGIKAFLDDWEKTQKK
- the folK gene encoding 2-amino-4-hydroxy-6-hydroxymethyldihydropteridine diphosphokinase; the protein is MEMHTAFIGVGSNLGNKRLNCRNGIDALTKSGTAVLKDQSRFYKTEPVDYEDQDWFVNAVVKIETPLDPFELLKTLKSIELRAGRIRNPIRFGPRILDLDIIFYDDLVIKTSQFEIPHPRMHKRHFVLKPICDIDPTVVHSVFKKDVRHLLDDLVDHLGEDGQKVVEYPCDC
- a CDS encoding 50S ribosome-binding GTPase, producing MTESSETYDAIQTLVVSANKIREFSLPEDAVNPLLDLAALVTLRRLLGKDRPPFIGFIGCTGAGKSTLFNSLAGHAVSATGWRVHNTRGPVLFTQDGMLKRLNQWELKYGPLLLPLLKRKNQLLEKKETGPLETKKSGAPGVLQISTSPQDESTAGLRPSAGFFVLIDLPDINSSPALEERLVALDILPWLDIVVFMVDDETIFHRVYDRPVKIAAELEQNRFCVMTNRGRDRIDVNHPDIQQVMAFFGVNEIHILPDLNQKDCFHDEPAFLALKNEVAAGRKLSPPEPLVARIAGLAAIACEENSRRRQALGTLDKDISQTIGNILAKEALISLKTILNDDTLHVLSHLGLKRFAVSNLLHFFKSIATTGSLQRSFRLSFGSRREEILAQLLHFDLKKLVDEVSNRLVDLGERIARTMRSNPDFDYIQKIAPGLNLPNGDAAITGASAAESGSYAAKLQTISAEFETRCRELLAEDTVSAAIKNDPIVAFFLVAALIADAFILPGFHSWLLVPTAFKYLPLGKFETAKKRFQRAVKDVIQNQLMQTAHQLRDIRSRIVMEDNDALLQSLNVLAQNANPDFSRV
- a CDS encoding GAF domain-containing sensor histidine kinase; amino-acid sequence: MTSDKGLLEILITISSISNDRRLDFGQKLQDILLEIVGFMQVKSGSIMLVKGARNLEVAASTNAGLIGKKQRLDETSPSAWVYKHKKNLYIEDISKSDRFPRRFNHYKGCSLLLVPFLDKNKVMGILSVTDKIGEDYFVKREQEALLIIAGQVISALENQRLAESLKRKKRTLQQKNLKLMQLEKLKTDFYNMLIHDLKGPISELIANLDIFSYTASDEDQEYIEAAKAACDTLYSMVFNLLDIAQLEENRLKLVHEKIDPQDLVKESLARLFGLFKLKNLTFVERSPSVKTLDFFWGDRGILLRVLQNLLTNAINYSPSNETIEVGFECLKSPEIKFFVKDNGPGVPFEYHKTIFNKYFQLDKKSDGRVHTTGLGLTFCKMAVETHRGKIGVESESQKGSRFFFTLPVKMPVRG
- a CDS encoding tetratricopeptide repeat protein; the protein is MIDLKDMTVLIVDDIITMCKSIHRMMKTIGYGDKFFYAHNGKEALRILSKDPIDLVLMDYNMPEMAGGETLSTIRRDRLLRDIPVIMITAQAYKDYVAEAAESYVDALILKPLTIKILETKVAYVVERANNPPPIVAHLRRAMDFEAEGDIDAAIQETRMAMEADPGSSRAIRELGYYYLKVNAFQEAEEWLLKAAEMNYLDVIAFHWLGELYLKMDDIETAHHYFEKAMQISPRHLDRGINFGKTLVQREMIPRAIKVFNKAFKLTGNSVKLREEIADFCIENGAKQYAAELIESIVMELPDRTDLFFKLGKTLEEVGEIDKALMYLTKAEKDDTENPDIKIHLAKNYLSLGKPIWAEKALKRLLRIDPEHEEAKGLIKRCVKK
- a CDS encoding GTPase domain-containing protein; its protein translation is MKMDALRMQLDNLNREIADLIQMEPVSLSHQTGEAEKDELFLYGIVGGKDVGKSSVINRLAGAKVSLDTDLLDEGTNAAVAYCHQQDLAALKKRLAVDAGSRVVFVDHDRQELKNVVLMDFPDFDSRFLSHRDDTVRLARHLQGVIWVTTPRKYGDYQFLNQLETVAQSHENYLIVLNKIDQLEKKAPLDTVRREVVNFLTAECVKRNIPPPDPQQFLILSALKPDQYEFNHMRRRLIRPHSVQEITRAKLVNLKAEFDKNFQRIQSHYRLLDRLKAIDQALESIREGVADQFSDDYFNTVSRRILTLETLQRRISRTIFTQRINTWPILRLLFYPLAGIVSGFGGRIAFNPVEKKWPDSPRDLLRYQGLPASLKMQAIRDNVAASFPDLKPDLGPAPDFSRLIDDQFVQLLGEYEDQVTDHLAATFARPGKLKQALVYFPLIWFPFLQPLLLKFAEMQWESKLSFSNLKDFGAVFFALLGAQSLLISLVFLILFYTVWLTLIYAHSARTVYKKGQDEFQNLWYERFLTRLAEALARPLLDIRSLLTHKNTQLEQIKHAVAQRLQRIAANPNIS